Proteins encoded in a region of the Zea mays cultivar B73 chromosome 2, Zm-B73-REFERENCE-NAM-5.0, whole genome shotgun sequence genome:
- the LOC109944642 gene encoding E3 ubiquitin-protein ligase AIP2 has translation MDPVWLEWFHREGAELANRRRRLDLILDDDEEEEDRVALALAPYVDRHYNDPVYYRLISPRTRPRSPSPSSHAGDDDNKRACILGLKEVVPTAKNDDNCAICLNPLADIAGPDPDHKKDDAAATSMLRAMPCSHIFHQHCILQWLHRNAVCPLCRYQLPTTFKDEDTEEEDEDEDEDEEEEEEEETNNSNSRLNQIRRRLQILYN, from the coding sequence ATGGATCCGGTGTGGTTAGAGTGGTTCCACAGGGAAGGGGCGGAGCTCGCCAACCGCCGCCGTAGGCTGGATCTTATTcttgatgatgatgaggaggaggaggatcgCGTAGCCTTGGCCTTGGCTCCCTACGTTGATCGCCATTACAATGATCCTGTCTATTACCGGCTGATCTCGCCTCGAACCCGTCCCCGATCCCCATCCCCGTCCTCACACGCCGGGGACGACGACAACAAGCGTGCTTGCATCCTGGGGCTCAAGGAGGTGGTGCCAACCGCTAAGAACGACGACAACTGTGCCATCTGCCTCAACCCATTGGCCGATATCGCTGGTCCTGATCCTGATCACAAGAAGGACGACGCCGCAGCTACGTCGATGCTTCGGGCCATGCCCTGCTCCCACATCTTCCACCAGCACTGTATCTTACAGTGGCTCCATCGCAACGCCGTCTGTCCTCTCTGTCGCTACCAACTACCCACCACTTTCAAGGATGAGGACACCGAAGaggaggatgaggatgaggatgaggatgaggaggaggaggaggaggaggagacgaacAACTCAAATTCTCGATTGAATCAGATCAGACGACGACTGCAGATCTTGTATAACTAA